In Equus przewalskii isolate Varuska chromosome 6, EquPr2, whole genome shotgun sequence, one DNA window encodes the following:
- the ZNF557 gene encoding LOW QUALITY PROTEIN: zinc finger protein 557 (The sequence of the model RefSeq protein was modified relative to this genomic sequence to represent the inferred CDS: inserted 3 bases in 2 codons; deleted 2 bases in 2 codons; substituted 1 base at 1 genomic stop codon), with product MVAMVLSPTCAQSPLYPASPQKGCTEEEGFVHGFLTSWLPNLVAFKGVAMEFTQEEWALLDASQRTLYRDVMLENSRNLASLGCCLQVNKPRLISKLEQEDKVMTXLLPGTCPDLETLLKDKRLTSKQHDFREEQSKGVKMERSHLAVKLNKCNQCFKVFSTKSNLTQIILLHKRIHTGEKPXDCSQCGKSFSSNSYLMVHKRIHNGEKPYECRGCGKAFDDPSSLRLHVRIHTAEKPYECNQCFHMFCTRCNLKRHKRIHTRENHHECNQCGKVSSMSSSPTVHNRIHTGEKLYECHDCGKACRKSSHLTQHMRTHTGEKPYECLECGKSFSSSFSLTVHKRIHNGEKXFECGDCGKAFNNLSSVKKHMITHTGEKPCGCNHCGKSFNSNSYLSVQKKIHDR from the exons ATGGTGGCCATGGTTCTGTCCCCAACTTGTG CTCAGTCTCCCCTGTACCCAGCCTCTCCTCAAAAAGGatgcacagaggaggaagggtTCGTTCATGGCTTCCTGACAAGCTGGTTACCG AACTTGGTGGCCTTCAAGGGCGTGGCCATGGAGTTCACCCAAGAGGAATGGGCATTGCTGGACGCTTCGCAGAGAACCCTGTACAGGgacgtgatgctggagaactcCAGGAACCTCGCATCACTTG GCTGTTGTCTTCAAG TCAATAAACCTCGTCTGATCTCCAAATTGGAGCAAGAAGATAAAGTGATGAC GCTTCTCCCAGGCACCTGTCCAG ATTTGGAGACTCTACTTAAAGACAAAAGGTTAACTTCTAAGCAGCATGATTTTAGAGAAGAACAATCTAAAGGTGTAAAAATG GAAAGGAGTCATCTTGCAGTGAAACTCAACAAGTGTAATCAGTGTTTTAAAGTCTTCAGCACAAAATCTAATCTTACTCAA ATTATTCTCTTACAcaagagaattcatactggagaaaaaccctagGATTGCAGTCAGTGCGGCAAATCTTTCAGCAGCAATTCCTACCTCATGGTTCATAagagaatacacaatggggagaaaccctatgaatgcagGGGCTGTGGAAAAGCCTTCGACGATCCATCATCCCTTAGATTGCATGTGAGAATTCACACTGcagaaaaaccctatgaatgcaaCCAGTGTTTTCACATGTTCTGCACTAGATGTAACCTCAAAAGGCACAAGAGAATTCATACAAGAGAGAATCACCATGAATGTAATCAGTGTGGAAAGGTCTCCAGCATGAGCTCCTCCCCTACTGTGCACAATAGAATTCATACAGGGGAGAAACTTTATGAATGTCATGATTGTGGGAAAGCCTGTAGGAAGAGCTCACATCTTACACAGCATAtgagaactcacactggagaaaaaccctatgagtgtcttgaatgtgggaaatccttcagCAGTAGCTTTTCTCTTACTGTGCACAAGAGAATACATAATGGAGAGA CGTTTGAATGTGGTGACTGTGGGAAAGCTTTTAATAATCTCTCGTCTGTTAAGAAACACATGATaactcacactggagaa aaACCCTGTGGATGTAATCATTGTGGGAAATCTTTCAACAGTAACTCTTACCTTTCTGTGCAAAAGAAAATTCACGATAGGTAG